Proteins co-encoded in one Bremerella sp. TYQ1 genomic window:
- a CDS encoding arylsulfatase: protein MIRTLATLFFAVIGFALCGTTQAETKKPNIIYILADDLGIGDLGCYGQVKFETPNIDRMAAEGMKFTQHYSGSTVCAPTRSVLMTGLHTGHTPVRGNAEVRPIGQEPMPADTVTLPELLKEAGYTTGAFGKWGLGYPGSEGDPMKQGFDVFYGYNCQRNAHTYYPTWLFDNEKKVELDGKTYSHDLIMDEALKFIRDNKDKPFFCYLPITIPHAAMHVPEEYVAPFREKFSEYENKVGKYAGPAVKNPIAAFAGMCTKMDEDVGRVMHLVNELGLDDNTIIMFTSDNGAHQEGGHDPVFFNSNGPYRGHKRDLTDGGIRAPFLVRWPGHVEAGSESDLISAHWDVLPTLCQLADAEIPANLDGISMVPTLSGEDAQPQHDYLYWEFLERGGKRAVRMGQWKAVQNQMSADPDAHIELYNIEKDVAENVDVSEQHPLVIAKVKEIFNEAHTENDRFKFKFERK from the coding sequence ATGATCAGAACCCTCGCCACTTTGTTCTTCGCTGTAATCGGTTTCGCATTGTGCGGCACCACGCAAGCGGAAACCAAGAAGCCCAACATCATCTACATCCTCGCCGACGACCTCGGTATCGGCGATCTTGGCTGTTACGGCCAAGTCAAATTCGAGACACCCAACATCGATCGCATGGCGGCCGAGGGGATGAAGTTCACTCAGCACTATAGCGGCAGCACCGTTTGTGCTCCGACGCGAAGCGTGCTGATGACGGGACTGCACACCGGACACACGCCAGTTCGTGGCAATGCCGAAGTGCGACCGATCGGGCAAGAGCCAATGCCGGCCGACACGGTGACGCTGCCGGAACTGCTGAAGGAAGCAGGCTACACGACGGGAGCATTCGGCAAGTGGGGCCTCGGATATCCTGGATCGGAAGGGGATCCGATGAAACAGGGCTTCGACGTTTTCTACGGCTATAACTGCCAGCGAAACGCCCACACCTATTATCCGACCTGGTTGTTCGACAACGAAAAGAAGGTCGAGCTGGACGGCAAGACCTACTCGCACGATTTGATCATGGACGAAGCGTTGAAGTTCATCCGCGACAACAAGGACAAACCGTTCTTCTGTTACCTGCCGATCACCATTCCGCATGCCGCGATGCATGTGCCGGAAGAGTACGTCGCTCCTTTCCGTGAAAAGTTCTCCGAGTATGAAAACAAAGTTGGCAAGTACGCGGGACCGGCGGTCAAAAATCCGATCGCTGCGTTTGCCGGAATGTGCACCAAGATGGACGAAGATGTCGGCCGCGTGATGCACCTGGTCAATGAACTTGGCTTGGACGACAACACGATCATCATGTTCACCAGCGACAACGGCGCCCATCAGGAAGGGGGCCACGATCCGGTCTTTTTCAACAGCAACGGACCTTACCGCGGTCACAAGCGTGACTTGACCGATGGCGGGATCCGCGCTCCGTTTCTCGTTCGCTGGCCTGGCCATGTGGAAGCTGGCAGCGAAAGCGATTTAATCAGCGCCCACTGGGACGTACTGCCGACCCTTTGTCAGCTTGCGGACGCCGAGATTCCAGCCAACCTCGACGGGATCAGCATGGTGCCGACACTGTCCGGCGAAGATGCCCAGCCGCAGCACGATTACCTTTACTGGGAGTTCCTCGAACGAGGCGGCAAACGGGCCGTTCGTATGGGACAGTGGAAGGCCGTGCAAAACCAAATGTCTGCCGACCCCGACGCCCATATCGAGCTGTACAACATCGAAAAAGATGTCGCGGAAAACGTCGACGTTTCGGAGCAGCATCCGCTGGTGATTGCCAAAGTGAAGGAGATCTTCAACGAAGCCCACACCGAAAACGATCGTTTCAAGTTCAAGTTTGAACGGAAGTAA
- a CDS encoding polysaccharide pyruvyl transferase family protein — translation MKRRTFLQASVAAALASRAYAAPAKRPKLILRSSWQVVNIGDIAHTPGVMALLEKYVPEADVTLWASGDFSEAVHAMEKKRFPDMKVVKGSISRSGKASNADLQEAVESCDFLLHGSGPSFVARKDVGQFVEHYKKPFGIYGITYGGSDQDTIDLMSSADFVFFRDSISLGKAKQDGVQSPIMEFGPDGAFACDLRDDEKAEAYLKEVGLKHGEFLCCITRLRYTPYWEVKKGRKFDEKRNTRNEAMRDHDHQPIREAIARLVTETDKKVLLCPEDMTQMKVTKLNIYDQLSDDVKHRVVWRDKFWLTDQALSTYVRSAGFFGLEMHSPIMCIGNGIPAIVGRFEEQTSKGFMWQDIGLGEWLFDVDEPDQVANYPETVVNLVKRPEHAQQMVAQAQAVVEKRQQETMEAVRRSLGI, via the coding sequence ATGAAACGACGTACTTTCCTACAAGCTTCGGTCGCGGCTGCGTTGGCCTCTCGTGCTTACGCGGCACCTGCCAAGCGACCGAAGCTTATCCTTCGATCTTCCTGGCAAGTCGTCAACATCGGCGACATCGCCCACACGCCAGGAGTGATGGCGCTGTTGGAGAAATATGTTCCCGAAGCGGATGTCACGCTGTGGGCGTCGGGCGACTTCTCTGAAGCAGTCCACGCAATGGAAAAGAAACGCTTTCCCGATATGAAAGTCGTGAAAGGTTCCATCTCTCGTTCTGGGAAGGCGTCTAACGCAGATTTGCAAGAGGCGGTCGAATCGTGCGATTTCCTTTTGCATGGATCTGGACCTTCGTTTGTGGCGCGGAAGGATGTCGGTCAGTTCGTTGAACACTACAAGAAGCCGTTCGGCATCTATGGCATCACCTACGGAGGTTCCGACCAAGATACGATCGACTTGATGAGTTCGGCCGATTTTGTCTTCTTCCGCGATTCCATCTCGCTTGGCAAAGCGAAACAGGATGGCGTGCAAAGCCCGATCATGGAGTTCGGTCCTGATGGAGCATTTGCGTGTGATCTTCGTGACGACGAAAAAGCGGAAGCCTATTTGAAGGAAGTCGGACTGAAACATGGCGAGTTCCTTTGCTGCATTACCCGGCTGCGATACACGCCGTATTGGGAAGTGAAAAAAGGACGCAAGTTCGACGAAAAACGGAACACTCGAAACGAAGCGATGCGCGATCACGATCATCAACCGATTCGCGAAGCGATTGCTCGTCTGGTGACCGAGACCGATAAAAAAGTTCTGCTGTGTCCCGAAGACATGACGCAGATGAAAGTCACCAAGCTCAATATTTACGATCAGCTTTCGGACGACGTGAAGCATCGCGTTGTTTGGCGCGACAAGTTCTGGCTCACCGACCAGGCCCTCAGCACGTATGTCCGTTCGGCAGGTTTCTTCGGATTGGAAATGCATTCGCCGATCATGTGCATCGGCAACGGCATTCCGGCGATCGTCGGTCGCTTCGAGGAACAAACGTCCAAGGGATTCATGTGGCAGGACATCGGTTTAGGCGAGTGGCTGTTCGACGTCGACGAGCCGGATCAGGTCGCCAATTATCCCGAGACTGTGGTAAACTTGGTCAAGCGGCCAGAGCATGCCCAGCAGATGGTGGCCCAGGCCCAAGCCGTTGTCGAAAAACGACAGCAAGAGACCATGGAAGCAGTCCGCCGATCGCTTGGTATCTAA
- a CDS encoding DUF3050 domain-containing protein, whose translation MIVMPPEAQERLDRIEEVLKPQRQELLDHPVYGRIGNAAALKVFMQYHVFAVWDFMSLLKALQLKLTCTTVPWVPTENNLGRRLVNEIVLGEESDEDGEGGFLSHFELYQASMQQMGADGYLIDRFLQKIEQGRDVTAALHEAQLPRSIVQFVTNTFDLIASDNLCAIASGFTYGREDLLPGVFQKIVDQVNQELSGSASKFVFYLDRHIELDGDTHGPMAHRLLSHLCGDDDEKWQAAEDAAVRSLEARQLLWNGMLDALA comes from the coding sequence ATGATTGTCATGCCACCCGAGGCGCAAGAGCGTCTTGACCGAATTGAAGAGGTCTTAAAGCCGCAGCGGCAGGAACTGCTCGATCATCCTGTTTACGGACGTATCGGCAATGCGGCCGCGCTGAAGGTTTTCATGCAGTACCATGTCTTTGCGGTGTGGGACTTTATGTCGCTGCTCAAAGCACTGCAGCTGAAACTGACCTGCACGACAGTTCCCTGGGTGCCGACAGAAAACAATCTCGGCCGGCGTTTGGTCAACGAAATCGTTCTGGGCGAAGAGAGCGATGAAGATGGCGAAGGGGGATTCTTAAGTCACTTCGAGCTATACCAAGCCTCGATGCAGCAAATGGGAGCCGATGGCTACCTGATCGACCGCTTCCTGCAAAAGATCGAGCAAGGCCGCGACGTTACTGCCGCATTGCACGAAGCCCAACTGCCCCGTTCCATCGTGCAATTCGTGACTAACACGTTCGACCTGATCGCCAGCGACAATTTGTGCGCGATCGCCTCAGGCTTTACTTACGGCCGCGAAGACTTGCTGCCAGGCGTGTTCCAGAAAATCGTCGACCAAGTGAATCAAGAACTTTCTGGCTCGGCGTCGAAGTTTGTCTTCTACTTAGATCGCCACATCGAGCTCGATGGCGATACGCACGGACCGATGGCCCACAGACTGCTTTCTCACTTGTGCGGCGACGACGACGAAAAGTGGCAAGCCGCCGAAGATGCTGCCGTGCGAAGCTTGGAAGCCCGGCAACTGCTGTGGAACGGCATGCTTGATGCGCTCGCGTAA
- a CDS encoding SDR family oxidoreductase, whose product MSSPTIAINGASGGMGGRIAQRLAQQNIPLRLIVRDASRAPDLPHTEVAVASYEDRAAMLEALRGIDTVFMVSGFESAERMQMHRAAVDAFDEAGIGRVVYTSFLNTSPNATFSLAWDHYETEQYLAAKGLPFVALRNSFYLDLLPHFVTDGVIRGPGGEGRFAPVARDDIADVAAAVLVDANLASGPIDVTGPELLTLHDVAKILSDATQQPISYQPETIEEAYASRADLEGSDFEKRGWVTSYQAIAEGELEVVSDTVERLTGHPPMSLREFLAGSR is encoded by the coding sequence ATGAGTTCGCCCACGATCGCCATTAACGGAGCCAGCGGCGGAATGGGAGGCCGAATTGCTCAGCGCCTCGCCCAGCAAAACATCCCTCTGCGTTTGATCGTCCGAGATGCCAGTCGTGCGCCTGATTTACCCCACACCGAAGTCGCTGTTGCTTCGTACGAAGACCGTGCCGCAATGCTGGAAGCGCTGCGTGGAATCGATACCGTTTTCATGGTTTCTGGTTTTGAAAGTGCCGAGCGCATGCAGATGCATCGCGCGGCGGTCGATGCTTTCGATGAAGCTGGTATCGGTCGCGTGGTCTACACGTCGTTCCTCAATACGTCGCCAAATGCCACGTTTTCGTTGGCGTGGGATCACTACGAAACGGAACAATACCTAGCCGCAAAAGGGCTGCCGTTCGTCGCCCTTCGCAACAGCTTTTATCTCGATCTGCTTCCCCACTTCGTCACCGACGGAGTCATTCGTGGTCCAGGCGGAGAGGGCCGTTTTGCCCCAGTGGCTCGAGACGACATCGCCGACGTGGCCGCTGCCGTGTTGGTAGATGCCAACCTGGCATCCGGTCCGATCGACGTAACCGGTCCGGAACTTCTTACTCTGCACGACGTCGCGAAAATCTTGAGCGATGCAACGCAGCAGCCAATTTCCTATCAGCCGGAAACGATCGAGGAGGCCTACGCGAGTCGAGCCGATCTTGAAGGAAGCGACTTCGAAAAACGTGGCTGGGTGACCAGCTATCAAGCGATCGCGGAAGGCGAACTGGAAGTCGTTTCCGATACGGTCGAACGCCTGACAGGCCATCCCCCAATGAGCTTGCGTGAGTTCCTGGCCGGTTCTCGGTAA
- a CDS encoding replication-associated recombination protein A produces MSLFEQAEAKNFDRAKPLAARMRPRNLDEFVGQKHFLAEGKLLWRLIKSNRLTSVLFYGPPGCGKTTLAQLLASETKCRFRQLNAVTSGVKELREVLTEAQSEVATGGRKTLLFVDEIHRFNKSQQDALLPDVENGIVILVGATTSNPFFAVNSALVSRSQIFQFEPLSVEEIHEVLTTALNDPHRGLGKFEVKLDDDAAHFLGEVCDGDARRALNALEIGVLSTDQKPIHFTKQLAEESIQKKAVQYDRDGDTHYDTASALIKSIRGSDVDAAIYWLAKMLEGGEDIRFITRRLIISASEDIGNADPHALSLAVSCMQACEMIGLPECQLTLSQTVAYLACAPKSNAATVAIGEARADIREGRVEPVPTHLRDSHYGGAKDLGHGEGYQYAHNAPDGIAAQSYLAIDREYYRPVPRGFEATLQKRVEVYRKRLRGEEE; encoded by the coding sequence ATGTCCCTGTTTGAACAAGCGGAAGCCAAAAATTTCGATCGAGCCAAGCCGCTGGCTGCGCGGATGCGACCTCGCAACTTGGACGAGTTCGTCGGGCAGAAACACTTTCTTGCCGAAGGCAAACTGCTTTGGCGATTGATCAAGTCGAACCGGCTGACATCGGTGCTGTTTTACGGTCCGCCTGGCTGTGGCAAAACGACCCTCGCGCAACTGCTGGCATCCGAAACGAAATGCCGCTTCCGTCAACTCAACGCCGTAACCTCTGGAGTAAAGGAACTTCGCGAAGTCCTTACCGAAGCACAAAGCGAAGTCGCGACCGGCGGACGCAAGACGCTTTTGTTCGTGGACGAAATCCATCGCTTCAACAAGTCGCAGCAAGATGCGCTTTTGCCTGATGTCGAAAACGGGATCGTCATTCTTGTCGGAGCAACGACCAGCAATCCATTCTTTGCGGTCAACAGTGCTCTGGTCAGTCGTAGCCAGATCTTTCAGTTTGAACCCCTTAGCGTGGAAGAAATCCACGAGGTGCTCACCACTGCGCTGAACGATCCGCATCGGGGCCTCGGTAAATTCGAGGTGAAACTGGACGACGACGCTGCGCACTTTCTGGGGGAAGTTTGCGACGGGGACGCCCGCCGGGCATTGAACGCTTTGGAAATCGGCGTCCTTTCTACCGATCAAAAGCCAATCCACTTCACCAAACAGTTGGCCGAAGAATCGATTCAAAAAAAGGCCGTTCAGTACGATCGCGATGGCGACACCCACTACGACACGGCCAGTGCGTTGATCAAAAGTATTCGTGGCAGCGATGTCGACGCGGCCATCTATTGGCTCGCGAAAATGCTCGAAGGGGGCGAAGACATCCGCTTTATCACGCGGCGGCTGATCATCTCGGCCAGCGAAGACATCGGCAACGCCGACCCTCACGCATTGTCACTGGCCGTTTCCTGTATGCAGGCCTGTGAAATGATCGGCCTGCCGGAATGCCAACTCACACTTTCGCAAACAGTCGCTTACCTGGCTTGTGCTCCGAAGAGCAACGCGGCGACTGTCGCGATCGGTGAAGCCAGGGCCGACATCCGCGAAGGGCGCGTCGAACCGGTTCCGACCCACCTTCGCGATTCCCACTACGGCGGGGCGAAGGACCTCGGTCACGGCGAAGGCTATCAATATGCCCACAACGCGCCTGATGGCATCGCCGCTCAAAGCTATTTAGCCATCGACCGCGAATACTACCGTCCGGTACCACGAGGCTTCGAGGCAACGCTGCAGAAACGGGTCGAAGTCTATCGCAAACGGCTTCGCGGTGAAGAGGAGTAA
- a CDS encoding LysM peptidoglycan-binding domain-containing protein: METIKTACMVIVLMAIGYGVYTVLNQPEEVPPEVAGASDNMELTLPDFSDMAMPGGSPATSPSQTLGTPASSSDTEAPGFASGRLTAPQLGESGDSAPSFNPQPTDLADESDEPSNVPQFDGGGSLPPLASSMPSNPAEQQPTAEAAIPTSADASRNQLASVYSGGNMGGMTNPMSSGTPQSTAQFDADWDEAQVYLRQNDLVEATRRLSPWRNRPELNPSQKEKLNLLLSQLAGTVVYSTQHSLEEPYTVGSGETLASIAQQFQVPSILLQRINGIEDPSSLTPGQKLKVLRGPFTAKVDLTHNELTLEIDGCYAGRFPITIENGAIIPAGEHEVLRKEASPQFYDDATQKILTADDPANPYGGHAVHLDGGIVLHGSGGPGGSISMSARDSEDIYGILSIGSKVTVRR, translated from the coding sequence GTGGAAACCATTAAAACCGCTTGCATGGTCATTGTACTCATGGCCATCGGCTACGGCGTCTACACCGTCTTGAATCAGCCGGAAGAAGTTCCGCCTGAAGTGGCCGGCGCCTCGGACAACATGGAACTGACGCTGCCAGACTTCTCCGACATGGCCATGCCTGGCGGTTCCCCTGCGACATCTCCTTCGCAAACATTAGGAACGCCAGCTTCGTCAAGCGATACCGAAGCCCCTGGCTTTGCGAGCGGCCGTTTGACCGCCCCGCAGCTAGGCGAATCTGGCGACTCGGCCCCTTCGTTCAATCCCCAACCGACCGATCTCGCGGACGAATCGGACGAACCCAGCAACGTTCCTCAGTTCGATGGTGGCGGCAGCCTCCCACCGTTGGCTAGTTCTATGCCGTCGAATCCAGCCGAGCAGCAACCGACCGCCGAAGCAGCCATTCCGACTTCGGCAGACGCTTCAAGGAATCAACTTGCGTCGGTCTATAGCGGCGGCAACATGGGCGGCATGACCAATCCCATGTCCTCCGGCACCCCGCAGTCGACCGCTCAATTCGATGCCGATTGGGACGAAGCCCAAGTTTACCTTCGCCAGAACGATCTCGTCGAAGCGACGCGTCGCCTCAGCCCTTGGCGAAATCGTCCTGAACTGAATCCTTCCCAGAAAGAAAAGCTGAACCTGCTGCTCAGCCAACTCGCTGGCACCGTTGTTTATTCCACCCAACATTCGCTGGAAGAACCGTACACCGTCGGCAGCGGCGAAACACTTGCCAGCATCGCCCAGCAGTTTCAAGTCCCATCCATTTTGCTGCAGCGGATCAATGGCATCGAAGACCCTAGCAGCCTCACGCCTGGCCAGAAGCTGAAAGTCTTGCGAGGTCCATTCACCGCCAAAGTCGATCTGACGCATAACGAACTGACGCTCGAAATCGACGGCTGCTACGCCGGACGGTTCCCGATCACCATCGAAAACGGTGCCATCATTCCTGCCGGCGAACATGAAGTCTTGCGGAAGGAAGCCAGCCCGCAGTTCTACGACGACGCGACGCAGAAGATCCTCACCGCTGACGATCCCGCCAACCCCTACGGCGGCCACGCGGTCCACTTGGATGGCGGCATCGTCCTGCATGGCAGTGGCGGCCCTGGCGGTTCGATCAGCATGAGTGCTCGCGACTCGGAAGACATCTACGGCATCTTATCGATCGGCTCGAAGGTAACGGTCCGCCGATAA
- a CDS encoding ABC transporter ATP-binding protein, which produces MSNTMSDSYTTTATAPAVTPATKKPGPHVHTDRFDTPIEVDKPILRTTGLHKSYRKGQHVIPVLRGVDFVANEGRITSIIGQSGSGKSTLLHLMGTLDVPDEGEIYFQDQRTDNLSTRQRDRIRNGQFGLIFQFYHLLPELTTLENVLTPAMISHGFFKYWAVRKQLKERAKHVLDLVGLGHRLNHKPRELSGGEMQRTAIARALISDPKVLLADEPTGNLDRQTGQEVLGILRKLNEEQGLTIVMVTHDQSIADEADAIVRLAEGCVETV; this is translated from the coding sequence ATGAGTAACACGATGAGCGATAGCTACACGACCACTGCCACGGCTCCGGCTGTCACCCCGGCCACCAAAAAGCCAGGCCCGCACGTCCACACCGATCGGTTCGATACGCCGATCGAAGTCGACAAGCCGATCTTGCGAACGACCGGTTTGCACAAAAGCTACCGCAAAGGGCAGCACGTCATTCCCGTGCTCCGCGGCGTCGACTTCGTCGCCAACGAAGGCCGCATCACGTCGATCATCGGGCAAAGCGGATCCGGCAAAAGCACGCTGCTGCACTTGATGGGTACGCTCGATGTGCCGGACGAAGGCGAGATCTACTTCCAGGATCAACGCACCGATAACCTTTCCACGCGGCAACGCGACCGCATTCGCAACGGCCAGTTTGGGCTGATCTTTCAGTTCTATCACTTGCTGCCGGAACTGACGACACTGGAAAACGTGTTGACGCCGGCGATGATCTCGCACGGTTTCTTCAAGTACTGGGCCGTTCGGAAGCAACTGAAAGAACGGGCCAAGCATGTGCTCGATCTCGTCGGTCTGGGACACCGTTTGAATCACAAACCGCGTGAACTTTCCGGCGGCGAGATGCAGCGTACCGCCATCGCTCGCGCACTGATTAGCGATCCTAAAGTCTTGCTGGCCGACGAACCGACAGGGAACCTCGACCGTCAAACAGGCCAAGAGGTGCTCGGCATCCTCCGCAAGCTGAACGAAGAACAAGGCCTCACCATCGTGATGGTCACCCACGACCAAAGCATCGCCGACGAAGCCGACGCTATCGTCCGCCTCGCCGAAGGCTGCGTCGAAACCGTTTAA
- a CDS encoding ABC transporter permease → MAPRTRLANASLGAHCQENAAFAEGLAMYKLMLCLRYLKTRYIALASIISVTLGVATMVVVNAVMSGFSHEMHIRLHGILSDVVMESHSLDGFYQWEKHMAAVREVAGDDIEDMTVTVHVPAMLNLRVRDQWLPRQVTVIGIDDETYNNVSDFSKYLKHPSNRQQVDFNLKENGYEGPEDSILVDSGWEYRREKIAHQKAIEEEMRRFEILHQRGHMPERANPNDISAIDSPLNADAVDLATPKFSDDPDAPPLPGPPPADLAQRMAKQSEAKGAPLAANGDPFAERYEQPESTTFDPMKHQAPGIILGMAVASIRQRDAEGQVKDFFLAVPGDDVRLTFPSAESPPKAISETFTVVDFYESKMNEYDAGFAFVPLSKLQSLRYMTHPELGSAISTIQIRLKPGADLNQFTNNLRAAFPAETHPFRIQSWKDMQGPLLAAVQMEKTILNILLFLIIGVAGFGILATFYMIVVEKTKDIGILKSLGASGGGIMSIFVGYGLSLGIVGSGVGCILGLLFVWNINHIAKLIEMITGREVFDPTIYYFQEIPTIIEPLAIVMVVTGAMLIAVMASVLPAIRAARLHPVEALRYE, encoded by the coding sequence ATGGCACCCAGAACAAGGCTTGCCAATGCTTCTCTTGGTGCCCATTGCCAAGAAAATGCCGCGTTTGCCGAAGGATTGGCAATGTACAAGTTGATGCTCTGTCTGCGTTACCTGAAGACGCGTTATATCGCCTTGGCGTCCATCATTAGTGTGACCCTGGGCGTCGCCACCATGGTGGTTGTGAATGCCGTGATGTCAGGTTTCTCGCACGAGATGCACATTCGCCTGCATGGCATTCTTTCCGACGTCGTCATGGAAAGTCACAGCCTGGATGGCTTCTACCAATGGGAGAAGCACATGGCCGCCGTCCGTGAAGTGGCCGGCGACGACATCGAGGACATGACGGTCACCGTGCATGTTCCTGCTATGCTGAACCTGCGTGTCCGCGATCAGTGGCTTCCGCGTCAGGTCACCGTCATCGGTATCGACGACGAAACGTACAACAACGTCAGCGACTTCTCGAAGTACCTCAAGCATCCTTCCAATCGGCAGCAAGTCGACTTCAACCTGAAGGAAAATGGGTACGAAGGTCCGGAAGATTCCATCTTGGTCGATTCCGGCTGGGAATATCGCCGCGAAAAGATCGCTCATCAAAAAGCGATCGAAGAAGAGATGCGGCGTTTCGAGATCCTGCATCAGCGCGGGCACATGCCGGAACGAGCCAACCCCAACGACATCTCGGCAATCGACAGTCCACTCAATGCGGACGCTGTTGATCTCGCCACACCGAAGTTTTCGGACGACCCCGACGCACCGCCGCTGCCTGGTCCGCCGCCAGCCGATCTCGCCCAGCGGATGGCCAAGCAGTCCGAAGCGAAAGGTGCACCGCTGGCCGCGAACGGCGATCCGTTTGCCGAGCGTTACGAGCAGCCAGAAAGCACCACCTTCGATCCCATGAAGCATCAGGCCCCCGGCATCATCCTGGGTATGGCCGTGGCCAGCATCCGTCAACGTGATGCCGAAGGGCAAGTGAAAGACTTCTTTCTCGCCGTGCCAGGCGATGACGTTCGCCTGACGTTCCCTTCCGCCGAAAGCCCTCCCAAGGCAATCAGCGAAACGTTCACCGTCGTCGACTTCTACGAAAGCAAGATGAACGAGTATGACGCCGGCTTTGCGTTCGTGCCGCTCAGCAAGCTACAGTCGCTGCGCTACATGACCCATCCAGAACTGGGCAGTGCGATCTCGACGATTCAAATTCGCCTGAAACCAGGGGCGGATCTCAATCAGTTTACCAACAATCTGCGAGCCGCGTTCCCGGCCGAAACCCATCCGTTCCGCATTCAGTCGTGGAAAGACATGCAAGGGCCGCTGTTGGCTGCCGTGCAGATGGAAAAAACGATCCTCAACATCCTGCTGTTCCTGATCATCGGCGTCGCAGGCTTCGGTATCTTGGCGACGTTCTACATGATCGTCGTCGAAAAGACGAAAGACATCGGCATCCTCAAATCGCTCGGAGCGAGCGGCGGCGGGATCATGAGTATCTTTGTCGGCTATGGTTTGTCGCTGGGCATCGTCGGTTCCGGCGTCGGCTGTATTCTCGGACTGCTATTCGTTTGGAACATCAACCACATCGCCAAGCTGATCGAGATGATCACCGGCCGCGAAGTGTTTGACCCAACGATCTACTACTTCCAGGAAATCCCCACCATCATCGAACCGCTGGCGATTGTCATGGTCGTGACTGGGGCAATGCTGATTGCCGTGATGGCGAGCGTGCTGCCGGCCATTCGCGCCGCACGACTGCACCCGGTAGAGGCCCTCCGTTATGAGTAA